One genomic region from Labeo rohita strain BAU-BD-2019 chromosome 7, IGBB_LRoh.1.0, whole genome shotgun sequence encodes:
- the arhgap36 gene encoding rho GTPase-activating protein 36 isoform X2 — translation MLGQSVRLQPVAIQSLSELERARLQEVALYHLERRDLDFKISIPREIRKRRKSLRRKFDSFSKEKKERESAPKAFGIPLAQVIANDRAYKQRQDALKESRRDCLDLEASVLHFRAEKWQHNGNRVLGNTPLSPDAASSPAPEVHSKPLKDNTSRTHRRGAMSVDSISDMVESQSRLLEALQLSHPNELELKKAAGPTQAKLSLNPIYRQVPRVVERCCNHIETYGLQTLGIFRVGSSKKRVRQLREDFDMGIDVLLDEEHSVHDVAALLKEFLRDMPDPLLPRELYRAFLHANLLRGADQLTYLQQLLYLLPPCNCDTLLRLLTLLHTVQENANSTTGPNQQEISGNKMTAANLAVIFGPNLLQKERGSERELSPQALGIEDSTAVISVTLMLIQNHQHLFMVSAELQQEVLMSLIQTDPDVIDYLLRRKLSSSSLTMETDSGGRRDTQASLDSVGQSSDDLSSLEPLCPLYPETSAIGSLSSEVFLNILHLNTKRKRSSEVPPKSISKMRQFHSHHNLMSLSQSTSNVQIDERELQDQRQGSSRQTCSEERLHLSLGQQDSGSQPQSPRERGIWVRQSSNASSTTSDDSRPPSNFWDFFTGKIPVVRRSPSLQNFFNDHSQSEKN, via the exons AGATTCGTAAGAGAAGGAAATCACTACGGAGAAAGTTTGACTCcttctcaaaagaaaaaaaagagcgaG AGTCTGCACCCAAAGCATTCGGCATCCCGCTCGCCCAGGTAATCGCAAACGACCGGGCATACAAGCAACGGCAAGATGCCCTGAAAGAGAGTCGACGAGACTGTCTGGACCTGGAGGCCAGCGTTCTTCACTTCCGTGCCGAGAAATGGCAGCACAATGGAAACCGGGTGCTGGGTAATACACCCTTATCACCTGATGCTGCCTCCTCACCAGCACCAGAGGTCCACAGCAAACCTCTCAAGGACAACACCTCACGCACACACAGACGG gGAGCGATGTCTGTAGACTCCATCTCTGATATGGTTGAGAGTCAGTCCAGACTACTTGAAGCTCTGCAGCTCTCTCACCCTAATGAGCTGGAGCTGAAAAAGGCTGCTGGTCCCACACAGGCCAAACTCAGTCTCAATCCCATCTACAGACAAGTTCCTCGAGTGGTAGAGCGCTGCTGTAACCACATCGAGACCTATG GGTTACAAACTTTGGGGATTTTCCGTGTAGGCAGCTCTAAAAAAAGAGTCCGTCAA CTGCGCGAGGACTTTGACATGGGAATAGATGTCTTGTTAGATGAAGAGCACAGCGTGCACGATGTGGCTGCATTACTTAAGGAGTTCCTGAGGGATATGCCTGACCCTCTGTTACCACGAGAACTCTATCGGGCCTTCCTGCACGCTAACC TGTTGAGGGGGGCAGATCAGTTGACATACCTGCAGCAGTTGCTGTACCTGTTGCCGCCCTGTAATTGTGACACCCTGCTGAGGCTCTTGACGCTTCTTCATACAGTACAGGAGAATGCAAACAGCACCACTGGGCCCAACCAGCAGGAG ATCTCAGGTAATAAGATGACGGCTGCAAACCTGGCAGTGATCTTTGGGCCCAATCTcctgcagaaagagagaggatCAGAGAGAGAGCTCAGCCCTCAAGCTCTAGGCATAGAAGATAGCACCGCTGTCATCTCTGTCACCCTGATGCTCATCCAGAACCACCAACACCTCTTCATG GTGTCTGCTGAGCTGCAGCAGGAGGTGCTCATGAGCCTCATTCAAACGGACCCTGATGTCATCGACTATCTGCTGCGCAGGAAACTCAG TAGTAGCAGCCTGACGATGGAGACAGACTCTGGTGGAAGGAGGGACACACAGGCATCTCTGGACTCTGTAGGGCAGTCCAGTGATGACCTTTCATCCCTGGAGCCACTGTGTCCTCTTTACCCAGAGACATCTGCGATAGGAAGTCTGAGCAGTGAAGTCTTCCTGAATATCCTTCATCTTAACACCAAAAGGAAAC GCTCCTCTGAGGTCCCACCCAAGTCCATTAGTAAAATGAGGCAGTTTCATTCCCACCACAACCTGATGAGTCTGTCCCAGTCGACCTCTAATGTACAGATTGATGAGCGAGAGCTCCAGGATCAAAGGCAAGGCAGTTCAAGGCAGACCTGCTCAGAGGAGCGCCTTCATTTAAGTCTGGGACAGCAGGACAGCGGCTCTCAACCACAGAGTCCTAGAGAGAGAGGCATCTGGGTACGACAGAGCTCCAATGCTTCATCCACGACGTCAGACGACAGCAGACCGCCAAGCAACTTCTGGGACTTTTTCACTGGCAAG ATACCTGTTGTCAGAAGAAGCCCTTCGCTGCAAAACTTCTTCAATGACCATTCACAGTCTGAGAAAAATTAG